One Ahaetulla prasina isolate Xishuangbanna chromosome 17, ASM2864084v1, whole genome shotgun sequence genomic window carries:
- the LOC131186353 gene encoding protein S100-A16-like, whose translation MEGTNSALEEAIETIVKCYNKYSSKKYIVAGKVGIKKSEFKKMLQNELNHILTNTHNKKEVEKVFKDLDRDGDGVIDFDEYWDLIGSIVKPIARYMKE comes from the exons ATGGAGG gcaccAACAGCGCACTCGAGGAGGCTATCGAAACCATAGTGAAGTGTTACAACAAATACTCCAGCAAAAAATACATCGTGGCCGGAAAAGTGGGGATCAAAAAGTCCGAGTTCAAAAAGATGCTCCAAAATGAGCTGAACCACATCTTGACG AACACCCACAACAAGAAGGAGGTGGAAAAAGTGTTCAAGGACCTGGATCGCGATGGGGACGGGGTGATCGATTTCGACGAATATTGGGATCTGATCGGGAGCATTGTGAAGCCCATCGCCCGCTATATGAAAGAATAG
- the LOC131186346 gene encoding protein S100-A16-like isoform X2 — MEDKECQEPWGALEAKGSGMETGETPKLESAIQTVVDYYNIYSSKEFLLFGKVGIRKSNFKKMLERDLSHILTNTDNKEEVEKLFKDLDRDGDGVIDFDKYWDLIGNIAKPIARDKQ; from the exons ATGGAGGATAAGGAATGTCAGGAACCATGGGGGGCTTTGGAAG CCAAGGGCAGCGGGATGGAGACGGGTGAGACTCCGAAACTCGAGTCAGCTATCCAAACTGTGGTGGACTATTACAACATATACTCCAGCAAAGAATTCCTCCTGTTCGGAAAAGTGGGGATCAGAAAGTCGAACTTCAAAAAGATGCTCGAAAGGGATTTGAGCCACATCTTGACG aaCACCGACAACAAGGAGGAGGTGGAAAAACTGTTCAAGGACCTGGATCGCGATGGGGACGGGGTGATCGATTTCGACAAATATTGGGATCTGATCGGGAACATTGCAAAGCCCATCGCCCGCGATAAACAATAA
- the LOC131186346 gene encoding protein S100-A16-like isoform X1 — MEDKECQEPWGALEEAKGSGMETGETPKLESAIQTVVDYYNIYSSKEFLLFGKVGIRKSNFKKMLERDLSHILTNTDNKEEVEKLFKDLDRDGDGVIDFDKYWDLIGNIAKPIARDKQ, encoded by the exons ATGGAGGATAAGGAATGTCAGGAACCATGGGGGGCTTTGGAAG AAGCCAAGGGCAGCGGGATGGAGACGGGTGAGACTCCGAAACTCGAGTCAGCTATCCAAACTGTGGTGGACTATTACAACATATACTCCAGCAAAGAATTCCTCCTGTTCGGAAAAGTGGGGATCAGAAAGTCGAACTTCAAAAAGATGCTCGAAAGGGATTTGAGCCACATCTTGACG aaCACCGACAACAAGGAGGAGGTGGAAAAACTGTTCAAGGACCTGGATCGCGATGGGGACGGGGTGATCGATTTCGACAAATATTGGGATCTGATCGGGAACATTGCAAAGCCCATCGCCCGCGATAAACAATAA